One genomic region from Sphingomonas crocodyli encodes:
- the uraH gene encoding hydroxyisourate hydrolase encodes MGLSTHVLDTTNGVPARGVAITLLHEGAAWFEGVTNEDGRCPGLLGDRPLEVGHYSLTFAVADYFRTMGHVLPEPPFIDRVTIDFAVAEPQAHYHVPLLVSPFGYSTYRGS; translated from the coding sequence ATGGGGCTTTCGACCCATGTTCTCGACACGACCAACGGCGTTCCCGCGCGCGGCGTCGCGATCACGCTGCTGCATGAAGGCGCGGCGTGGTTCGAAGGCGTGACCAATGAGGACGGGCGCTGCCCCGGCCTGCTCGGCGATCGGCCGCTCGAGGTCGGGCATTACAGCCTGACCTTTGCGGTCGCCGATTATTTCCGGACGATGGGCCATGTCCTGCCCGAACCGCCGTTCATCGATCGGGTGACGATCGACTTCGCGGTGGCCGAGCCACAAGCGCATTATCATGTGCCGCTGCTCGTCTCGCCCTTCGGCTATTCGACGTATCGGGGGAGTTGA
- a CDS encoding FAD/NAD(P)-binding protein, producing MTLEALNAQVAADLAKIEVGKPTWVRETPGVYDVVIVGGGQSGLGAAFGLIRERVSNILIIDENPAGYEGPWDTYARMVTLRTPKEITSIDLGVPSLTFRSFWEAQHGAEGWAAIDKIPRRDWMDYLRWYRGVLSLPVENETKLTLLDRGSDGHWRLSVEGPGGARTIAARKVILATGIQGGGEWHTPDLVKHLPRDRYAHTSEVIDFAKLKGKRIAILGAGASSFDNAQHALGEGVAEAHVFVRRKVLPQVNPIRFMERWGMTGRFAALDDAAKYRVMASFFARNQPPTNDTFQRAAAWPGFRLHLGAPWLSVREADGEVVVETPEGFHGFDFLILSTGLITDPRLRPELALLADDIVRWRDRYAAPADLANPLIDDHPYLGPGFQLQGSPNLHGLFAFNYSGLISLGLSASALSGLKYAIPRLVEGVANQLFLDDQEGALTDYLAYDEPEFVSVWEPR from the coding sequence ATGACGCTCGAAGCCCTCAACGCGCAGGTCGCGGCCGATCTTGCCAAGATCGAGGTGGGGAAGCCGACATGGGTGCGCGAGACGCCGGGCGTCTATGACGTCGTGATCGTCGGCGGCGGGCAATCGGGGCTGGGCGCGGCGTTCGGGCTGATCCGCGAGCGCGTGTCGAACATCCTGATTATCGACGAAAATCCGGCGGGCTATGAGGGGCCGTGGGATACCTATGCCCGCATGGTGACATTGCGCACGCCCAAGGAGATCACGTCGATCGATCTGGGCGTCCCCTCGCTCACCTTCCGCAGCTTCTGGGAGGCGCAGCACGGCGCCGAGGGCTGGGCGGCGATCGACAAGATTCCGCGCCGCGACTGGATGGATTATCTGCGCTGGTATCGCGGGGTCCTGTCGCTGCCGGTCGAGAATGAGACGAAGCTGACCCTGCTCGATCGCGGATCGGACGGGCATTGGCGGCTGAGCGTCGAGGGGCCGGGCGGCGCGCGGACGATCGCGGCGCGCAAGGTGATCCTCGCCACCGGCATTCAGGGCGGCGGCGAGTGGCACACGCCCGATCTGGTCAAGCATCTGCCGCGCGATCGTTATGCGCATACATCCGAGGTGATCGACTTCGCAAAGCTCAAGGGCAAGCGGATCGCGATTCTCGGTGCGGGGGCGTCGAGCTTCGACAATGCCCAGCATGCGCTGGGCGAGGGCGTGGCCGAGGCGCATGTGTTCGTGCGGCGCAAGGTGTTGCCGCAGGTCAATCCGATCCGCTTCATGGAGCGTTGGGGGATGACGGGGCGGTTTGCCGCGCTCGACGATGCCGCGAAGTACCGCGTGATGGCGAGCTTCTTCGCGCGCAACCAGCCGCCGACCAACGATACGTTCCAACGCGCCGCGGCGTGGCCGGGCTTCCGCCTGCATCTGGGCGCGCCGTGGCTTTCAGTGCGCGAGGCGGATGGCGAAGTGGTGGTCGAGACGCCGGAAGGGTTCCACGGCTTCGATTTCCTGATCCTGTCGACCGGGCTGATCACCGATCCCAGGTTGCGCCCCGAACTCGCTTTGCTGGCCGACGATATCGTGCGGTGGCGCGATCGCTATGCGGCGCCGGCCGATCTGGCGAACCCGCTGATCGACGATCATCCCTATCTGGGGCCGGGTTTCCAGTTGCAGGGAAGTCCGAACCTGCACGGCCTGTTCGCGTTCAACTATTCGGGGCTGATCAGCCTGGGGTTGTCGGCCTCGGCGTTGTCGGGCCTGAAATATGCGATCCCCCGGCTGGTCGAGGGGGTCGCGAACCAGCTGTTCCTCGACGATCAGGAGGGCGCGTTGACCGATTACCTCGCCTATGACGAGCCGGAATTCGTCTCCGTATGGGAGCCGCGCTGA
- the uraD gene encoding 2-oxo-4-hydroxy-4-carboxy-5-ureidoimidazoline decarboxylase has protein sequence MTIDDVNALSAADFNAKFDFLFEHSPWIVAAAEARRPFASVGAMEAAFADVIEEAGEAKQIALLRAHPELAGKAAIAKELTDASTAEQASAGLDRLSPDEYALFHQLNDAYRTRFGFPFIIAVRTTTKQGILTAMHDRAANDVPAEIATARGEIAKIVHLRLVDALA, from the coding sequence ATGACGATCGACGATGTGAATGCGCTGTCGGCGGCGGACTTCAACGCGAAGTTCGATTTCCTGTTCGAACATTCGCCGTGGATCGTCGCGGCGGCCGAGGCGCGGCGGCCCTTTGCGAGCGTCGGGGCGATGGAGGCGGCGTTCGCCGATGTGATCGAGGAAGCGGGCGAGGCGAAGCAGATCGCCCTGCTGCGTGCGCATCCCGAACTGGCGGGCAAGGCGGCGATCGCGAAGGAACTGACCGACGCCTCGACCGCCGAGCAGGCATCGGCGGGTCTCGATCGGCTGTCGCCCGATGAATATGCGCTGTTTCATCAGTTGAACGACGCTTACCGGACGCGCTTCGGCTTTCCCTTCATCATCGCGGTGCGGACGACCACCAAGCAGGGCATATTGACCGCGATGCACGACCGCGCGGCGAACGATGTGCCCGCCGAGATCGCGACCGCGCGGGGCGAGATCGCCAAGATCGTCCACCTGCGGCTGGTGGACGCGCTCGCATGA
- the puuE gene encoding allantoinase PuuE encodes MMRDLVGYGQNPPDPQWPNGARIAVQFVINYEEGAENSILNGDAGSEAFLSEMVGAASHVGERAMAMESLYEYGSRAGFWRLHRLFMSRNAPVTVFGVAKAMESNPEAVAAMQAAGWEIATHGLKWIDYQKVPEDVERAHIAEAIALHTKLTGERPLGWYQGRTSPNTARLVVEEGGFLYDADSYADDLPYYDRRFGKPQLIVPYTLDVNDMKIVALNGFTEGEQFFRHMRDTFDALYEEGGRMMSIGLHGRIAGKPGRAAAVGRFLDHVLAHSDAWIARRIDIARHWLEVHPA; translated from the coding sequence ATGATGCGCGACCTCGTCGGCTACGGGCAGAACCCACCCGATCCGCAATGGCCGAACGGCGCGCGGATCGCGGTGCAGTTCGTGATCAATTATGAGGAGGGGGCGGAGAACTCGATCCTCAACGGCGATGCGGGTTCGGAGGCGTTCCTGTCCGAAATGGTCGGCGCCGCGAGCCATGTTGGCGAGCGCGCGATGGCGATGGAAAGCCTGTACGAATATGGCAGCCGCGCAGGCTTCTGGCGGCTGCATCGGCTGTTCATGTCGCGCAATGCGCCCGTCACCGTCTTCGGCGTGGCCAAGGCGATGGAGAGCAATCCGGAGGCCGTCGCCGCGATGCAGGCGGCCGGGTGGGAGATCGCGACCCACGGGCTCAAGTGGATCGACTATCAGAAGGTGCCCGAGGATGTGGAGCGCGCCCATATCGCCGAGGCGATCGCGCTGCACACCAAGCTCACCGGAGAACGCCCGCTCGGCTGGTATCAGGGGCGGACCAGTCCGAACACCGCGCGGCTCGTCGTCGAGGAAGGCGGCTTTCTCTATGATGCCGACAGCTATGCCGACGATCTGCCTTATTATGACCGGCGGTTCGGCAAGCCGCAGCTGATCGTGCCCTATACGCTCGACGTCAACGACATGAAGATCGTGGCGCTCAACGGCTTTACCGAGGGCGAGCAGTTCTTCCGCCACATGCGCGATACGTTCGATGCTCTGTACGAAGAGGGCGGGCGGATGATGTCGATCGGGCTGCACGGCCGGATCGCGGGCAAGCCGGGGCGTGCGGCGGCGGTGGGGCGCTTCCTCGATCATGTGCTGGCGCATTCGGACGCGTGGATCGCGCGGCGGATCGATATCGCGCGCCATTGGCTGGAGGTGCATCCGGCATGA
- a CDS encoding pyridoxal-phosphate-dependent aminotransferase family protein, which translates to MGPGPVNAHPRVLRAMSADLLGQFDPEFTTYMNEVMALYRAVFQTENRWTFLIDGTARAGIEAALVSLIEPGATVLLVRSGRFGLLLSEIVERCGGNIVTVDAEWGEVVPMSAIAEAVATHKPAVVACVHGDTSTTMAQPLDGLGDICRAHGALSYVDATATLGGMAVETDKWGADIVTGGLQKCMGGPSGSAPITISDRAAEFIFARRHTEKGIARDDLAQGGRARIGSNYFDLAMIMDYWGEKRLNHHTEATTMLYGARECARIVLGEGLEARFARHAAAGRAMTAGLRGMGLTVYGDDTHRMANVTGVFIPEGVDGEAVRRRMREDFEIEIGTAFGPLQGKIWRIGAMGYNAMKHKVLITLGALEAVLRAEGFAVKSGAGVDAALEAWG; encoded by the coding sequence ATGGGGCCGGGGCCGGTGAACGCGCATCCGCGCGTGCTGCGCGCGATGTCGGCCGATCTGCTGGGGCAGTTCGATCCCGAATTCACGACCTATATGAACGAGGTCATGGCGCTCTATCGCGCCGTTTTCCAGACCGAGAACCGCTGGACCTTCCTGATCGACGGCACCGCGCGCGCGGGGATCGAGGCGGCGCTCGTCTCGCTGATCGAGCCGGGGGCGACGGTACTGCTCGTCCGATCGGGGCGGTTCGGGCTGCTGCTGTCGGAGATTGTCGAGCGGTGCGGCGGCAATATCGTCACGGTCGATGCGGAGTGGGGCGAGGTGGTGCCGATGAGCGCGATCGCCGAGGCGGTGGCGACGCACAAGCCGGCGGTGGTCGCGTGCGTGCACGGTGATACGTCGACGACGATGGCGCAGCCGCTCGATGGGCTGGGCGACATCTGCCGGGCGCATGGGGCGCTCTCCTATGTCGATGCGACCGCGACGTTGGGCGGGATGGCGGTCGAGACGGACAAGTGGGGCGCGGATATCGTCACGGGCGGCTTGCAGAAGTGCATGGGCGGGCCGTCCGGATCGGCGCCGATCACGATTTCGGATCGCGCGGCGGAGTTCATTTTCGCGCGGCGGCATACCGAGAAGGGAATCGCCCGCGACGATCTGGCGCAGGGGGGCCGGGCGCGGATTGGATCCAACTATTTCGATCTCGCGATGATCATGGATTATTGGGGCGAGAAGCGTCTCAACCACCATACCGAGGCGACGACGATGCTCTACGGCGCGCGGGAGTGCGCGCGGATCGTGCTGGGCGAGGGGCTGGAGGCGCGCTTCGCCCGGCATGCGGCGGCCGGCCGCGCGATGACGGCGGGGCTGCGCGGCATGGGGCTGACCGTCTATGGCGACGATACGCATCGCATGGCGAACGTGACCGGCGTGTTCATTCCCGAGGGCGTCGATGGCGAGGCGGTGCGCCGCCGGATGCGCGAGGATTTCGAGATCGAGATCGGGACGGCGTTCGGGCCGCTCCAGGGCAAGATCTGGCGGATCGGCGCAATGGGCTACAATGCGATGAAGCATAAGGTGCTGATCACATTGGGCGCGCTGGAGGCGGTGCTGCGCGCGGAGGGCTTTGCGGTGAAGTCGGGCGCCGGGGTCGATGCGGCGCTGGAGGCGTGGGGATGA
- a CDS encoding allantoate amidohydrolase, translating into MVTGGARAVARCDELGVAPYSDSTDGLFRAYLTPAHAASLDRLGGWMAEAGMSVRLDPAANLIGRYEGSDPDAPALLIGSHIDSVRDAGRYDGPLGIMLGVEAVAALGGRRLPFPIEVIAFGDEEGSRFPASMLCSRAVAGTLEAGAVDVADRDGVGLIDAISTFPDTSGDFYSSRYKSALAFLEPHIEQGPVLEAEGLALGVVSGIAAQLRYQVRISGKAGHAGTNAMHLRRDALTGAAEAVLAVERIAREAGGDVVATVGRMAVGPGAVNVVPGEVEFSIDVRSGDEALRDFTAQRIGTAIEAICGDRGLGLTIEQVQDLGASPCDPKLTALLEAALVEAGHPARTLVSGAGHDTMVMASLCPTAMLFIRCEGGVSHNPVEAVTAEDADAALQVIRRFIDKLGANYVG; encoded by the coding sequence GTGGTGACGGGTGGGGCGCGGGCTGTCGCGCGCTGCGACGAACTCGGCGTCGCGCCGTATAGCGACAGCACGGATGGGCTGTTCCGCGCTTACCTGACGCCAGCCCATGCGGCGTCGCTCGATCGGCTCGGGGGCTGGATGGCGGAAGCGGGGATGAGCGTGCGGCTCGATCCCGCCGCCAATCTGATCGGGCGCTACGAAGGTTCGGACCCGGACGCGCCCGCTTTGCTGATCGGATCGCATATCGACAGCGTGCGCGATGCGGGCCGCTATGATGGGCCGCTGGGGATCATGTTGGGGGTGGAGGCTGTCGCGGCGCTGGGCGGGCGGCGACTGCCCTTTCCGATCGAGGTGATCGCATTCGGGGATGAGGAAGGCTCGCGCTTTCCAGCGTCGATGCTGTGCAGCCGGGCGGTGGCGGGGACGCTGGAGGCCGGGGCGGTCGATGTAGCGGATCGGGATGGGGTTGGGTTGATCGACGCTATCTCCACCTTTCCCGACACGAGCGGAGATTTTTATAGTTCTCGTTACAAATCGGCGCTCGCCTTCCTCGAGCCGCATATCGAACAGGGGCCGGTCCTCGAAGCCGAAGGGCTGGCGCTGGGCGTCGTCTCCGGCATCGCCGCGCAGCTTCGCTATCAGGTCAGAATCAGCGGCAAGGCGGGGCACGCCGGCACCAATGCGATGCACCTGCGGCGCGACGCGCTGACAGGGGCGGCGGAGGCGGTGCTGGCGGTGGAGCGGATCGCGCGTGAGGCGGGGGGCGATGTCGTCGCCACCGTGGGGCGGATGGCTGTCGGCCCCGGCGCGGTCAATGTCGTGCCGGGCGAGGTGGAGTTTTCGATCGACGTGCGATCGGGCGACGAGGCGCTGCGCGACTTCACGGCACAGCGCATCGGCACGGCGATCGAGGCGATTTGCGGGGATCGCGGGCTGGGGCTGACGATCGAGCAGGTGCAGGATCTGGGCGCGTCGCCGTGCGACCCGAAGCTGACCGCCTTGCTCGAAGCCGCGTTGGTCGAGGCGGGGCATCCTGCGCGCACGCTCGTTTCGGGCGCGGGGCACGATACGATGGTGATGGCAAGCCTGTGCCCCACCGCGATGCTGTTCATCCGCTGCGAGGGCGGGGTCAGCCACAATCCGGTCGAGGCGGTGACCGCCGAAGATGCCGATGCGGCGTTGCAGGTGATTCGCCGGTTCATCGACAAATTGGGAGCGAACTACGTTGGTTGA
- a CDS encoding gamma-glutamyltransferase family protein, which yields MLHTPKSLRGMVTAPHHLASQAGLSVLQDGGSAIEAAVATAAALAVVYPHMNSIGGDSFWLVAEPDGSVHAVSAVGGAAQAADLDLYAGMGAVPWRGPLAANTVAGTISGWEAMLARVPDPLPLDRLLRDAIAHAEKGVVVTRGGAEIAAAKDAELRDVFGYAEIFRGGGEPLSEGEILRQPALAETLRRLASQGLVDFYTGALAADIAADLAAAGSPVSAADLAAHRATTPDPLNVAISGARLFNMTPPTQGIASLLILALFDRLRVGLIDGFDHIHGLIEATKQAFLFRDAEVGDPAYMTVDPQALLDDAAALDAMAARIDRARALPWPHVPALGDTVWFGAIDAEGRAVSAIQSTYFEFGSGVTLPKTGIVWQNRGASFRLSPDGWNALKPGRKPFHTLNPAIALFDDGRRMAYGTMGGEGQPQTQAAVFSRYNLGMPLQAAITAPRWLLGKTWGEESVTLKLEDRFDPALVRQLAEAGHDVELLGDFTSTMGHAGALVRHPDGVIEGATDPRSDGAVAAW from the coding sequence ATGCTCCACACGCCGAAATCGCTGCGCGGTATGGTGACCGCGCCGCATCACCTCGCAAGCCAGGCGGGGCTTTCGGTGTTGCAGGATGGCGGATCGGCGATCGAAGCGGCGGTCGCGACGGCGGCGGCGCTGGCGGTGGTCTATCCGCATATGAACTCGATCGGCGGCGACAGCTTCTGGCTGGTCGCCGAACCGGACGGGAGCGTCCACGCGGTGAGCGCGGTTGGCGGCGCGGCGCAGGCGGCGGACCTCGATCTCTATGCGGGGATGGGCGCGGTGCCGTGGCGCGGGCCGCTGGCGGCGAATACCGTCGCGGGGACGATTTCGGGGTGGGAGGCGATGCTGGCGCGCGTGCCCGATCCGCTGCCGCTCGATCGCCTGCTGCGCGATGCGATTGCCCATGCCGAAAAAGGCGTGGTAGTGACCAGGGGCGGGGCCGAGATAGCCGCTGCCAAGGACGCCGAATTGCGCGACGTCTTCGGCTATGCGGAGATATTCCGGGGCGGGGGGGAACCGCTATCGGAGGGCGAGATCCTGCGGCAACCGGCGCTGGCGGAAACGCTGCGCCGGCTGGCGTCGCAGGGTCTCGTCGACTTCTACACCGGCGCGCTGGCCGCCGACATCGCCGCCGATCTGGCGGCGGCGGGCAGCCCGGTGAGCGCCGCCGATCTGGCCGCGCACCGCGCGACCACGCCCGATCCGCTGAACGTTGCGATTTCGGGCGCGCGCCTCTTCAACATGACCCCGCCGACGCAAGGGATCGCCTCGCTGCTGATCCTCGCCCTGTTCGATCGGCTTCGTGTAGGACTGATAGACGGTTTCGATCATATCCACGGATTGATAGAGGCGACCAAACAGGCCTTCCTGTTCCGCGACGCCGAGGTGGGCGATCCGGCGTACATGACGGTCGATCCGCAGGCCTTGCTCGACGACGCCGCCGCGCTCGATGCGATGGCGGCGCGGATCGATCGGGCGAGGGCGCTGCCGTGGCCGCATGTGCCCGCGCTGGGCGACACGGTGTGGTTCGGCGCGATCGATGCCGAGGGGCGGGCGGTCAGCGCGATCCAGTCGACCTATTTCGAGTTCGGATCGGGCGTGACTTTGCCGAAGACGGGCATAGTCTGGCAGAATCGCGGCGCCAGCTTCCGTCTCTCACCCGATGGCTGGAATGCGCTGAAGCCCGGCCGCAAGCCGTTCCACACGCTCAACCCGGCGATCGCTTTGTTCGATGACGGGCGGCGCATGGCGTACGGGACGATGGGCGGGGAGGGGCAGCCGCAGACGCAGGCGGCGGTCTTTTCGCGCTACAATCTGGGGATGCCATTGCAGGCCGCGATCACCGCCCCGCGCTGGCTGCTCGGCAAGACGTGGGGCGAGGAGAGCGTGACCCTCAAGCTTGAGGATCGCTTCGATCCCGCGCTGGTGCGGCAGTTGGCCGAGGCGGGGCATGATGTCGAACTGCTGGGCGATTTCACCTCGACGATGGGCCATGCCGGTGCGCTGGTCCGCCATCCCGACGGCGTGATCGAGGGCGCGACCGATCCGCGCAGCGACGGCGCGGTGGCGGCGTGGTGA
- a CDS encoding NCS2 family permease yields MSAIERYFGLAERGTNTRTEIVAGTTTFLTMAYIILVNPAILGQAGMPVAAVAAATCLAAAFASILMGFAANVPLALAPGMGLNAYFSFTVVQQMGVPWPVALGCVFVSGVVFLLLTLGGIRQMIVAAIPPHLFAAVAGGIGLFIGFIGLKNAGIVVSNPATSVALGDLHAAGPLLAIAGLVIISVLSMWNVRGAMLIGIVATTLLGWLFGAVEFKPEPYNLAAMTETAFKLDLAGVFGGTGHGIGLLEILFVFLFVDLFDNIGTLVAVTKRAGLIEPDGKIPRLNRILFTDSIATIFGSMAGTSTVTSYVESAAGVQAGGRTGLTAVVTGVLFLAAMFVAPYAQLIPIAATAPALILVGGLMMAPLVEVPWDDAEMAIPAFLTLALIPLTFSIANGLAFGITAHAALKLLKGKATKRDWLLFVLAGLFVVRFAWMAGGA; encoded by the coding sequence ATGAGCGCGATCGAACGTTATTTCGGCCTGGCGGAACGGGGGACCAATACCCGGACCGAGATCGTCGCGGGCACGACCACCTTCCTGACGATGGCCTATATCATCCTGGTGAACCCGGCGATCCTGGGTCAGGCCGGAATGCCGGTCGCCGCGGTCGCCGCCGCGACCTGCCTCGCCGCCGCCTTCGCCAGCATATTGATGGGTTTTGCGGCCAACGTGCCCCTGGCGCTCGCGCCCGGCATGGGGCTGAACGCCTATTTCAGCTTCACCGTCGTTCAACAAATGGGCGTGCCGTGGCCGGTGGCGCTCGGCTGCGTGTTCGTATCGGGCGTGGTGTTCCTGCTGCTGACGCTGGGCGGCATACGCCAGATGATCGTCGCGGCGATCCCGCCGCATCTGTTCGCGGCGGTGGCGGGCGGCATCGGGCTGTTCATAGGTTTCATCGGGCTGAAAAATGCCGGGATCGTGGTGTCGAACCCGGCGACTTCGGTGGCGCTGGGCGATCTCCACGCGGCGGGGCCGCTGCTCGCGATTGCGGGCCTCGTCATCATCTCGGTACTGAGCATGTGGAACGTGCGCGGGGCGATGCTGATCGGCATCGTCGCGACGACCCTGCTCGGCTGGCTGTTCGGCGCAGTCGAGTTCAAGCCCGAACCCTATAATCTCGCGGCGATGACCGAGACGGCGTTCAAGCTCGATCTCGCGGGCGTGTTCGGCGGGACGGGGCATGGCATCGGCCTGCTCGAAATCCTGTTCGTCTTCCTGTTCGTCGACCTGTTCGACAATATCGGGACTTTGGTGGCGGTGACGAAGCGTGCGGGCCTGATCGAGCCGGACGGCAAGATTCCGCGCCTGAACCGCATCCTTTTCACCGACTCGATCGCGACGATCTTCGGTTCGATGGCGGGCACCAGCACCGTCACCTCCTATGTCGAAAGCGCGGCGGGCGTGCAGGCGGGCGGGCGCACCGGCCTGACGGCGGTGGTAACGGGCGTGCTGTTCCTCGCCGCGATGTTCGTGGCGCCTTATGCACAGCTGATCCCGATCGCCGCGACCGCACCGGCGCTGATCCTCGTCGGCGGGCTGATGATGGCGCCGCTGGTCGAAGTGCCGTGGGACGATGCGGAGATGGCGATCCCGGCCTTCCTGACGCTCGCGCTGATCCCGCTGACATTCTCGATCGCCAACGGCCTCGCCTTCGGCATCACCGCGCATGCCGCGCTCAAGCTGCTCAAGGGCAAGGCGACCAAGCGCGACTGGCTGCTGTTCGTGCTCGCCGGCCTGTTCGTCGTCCGCTTCGCGTGGATGGCCGGCGGCGCCTGA
- a CDS encoding AtzE family amidohydrolase, whose product MMSAAGIAAEVRSGQRSARAFAEAAIAAIRAKDGAIGAVTRLLDERALAEADAVDAIVAAGRDPGPLAGVPYGVKDLFDVAGLPTTAGAGMRADATPAVADAEAVARLKAAGAVLIATLNMDEYAYGFVTVNAAYGTTRNPHDPARLCGGSSGGSAAAVAAGMLPLSLGSDTNGSIRIPAALTGLYGLKPTHGALPMAGVFPFVESFDDIGPFARSVADLELAWTTLSGHPREGGDPSSLSAHDGLGWAPAFAGVTVGRLDGWFRADADPELLDGLDGFADALGGGPLVELPEVARARSAAFVMTAAEGGALHLPTLRTRAMDYDPATRDRLLAGALLPAAHYVRAQRFRSWFAARAAELFERFDVLLAPAAPCVAPLIDDQTMIVGGEKVPARANIGLLTQPLSFIGLPVLTVPLLRPGRLPLGVQLVGKPGGEATLFAAAARLEAAGLTGFSEPCDVR is encoded by the coding sequence ATGATGTCCGCCGCCGGCATCGCCGCCGAGGTGCGATCGGGCCAGCGCAGCGCGCGCGCCTTCGCCGAGGCCGCCATTGCCGCGATCCGCGCGAAGGACGGCGCGATCGGCGCGGTGACGCGGTTGCTCGACGAACGCGCGCTGGCCGAAGCTGATGCGGTCGATGCGATCGTCGCGGCAGGGCGCGATCCGGGGCCGCTGGCGGGCGTGCCTTATGGTGTGAAGGATCTGTTCGACGTCGCGGGCCTGCCGACCACCGCGGGGGCGGGGATGCGCGCCGATGCGACGCCTGCTGTCGCCGATGCCGAGGCGGTGGCGCGGTTGAAGGCGGCGGGTGCGGTGCTGATCGCGACGCTCAACATGGACGAATATGCCTATGGCTTCGTCACGGTGAACGCGGCTTATGGCACCACGCGCAACCCGCATGATCCGGCGCGGCTGTGCGGGGGGTCGTCGGGCGGTTCGGCGGCGGCGGTGGCTGCGGGCATGCTGCCGCTGTCGCTCGGGTCCGACACCAACGGATCGATCCGCATCCCCGCCGCGCTGACGGGCCTTTACGGGCTGAAGCCGACGCACGGCGCGCTGCCGATGGCGGGGGTGTTTCCGTTCGTGGAGAGCTTCGACGATATCGGGCCGTTTGCGCGCAGCGTGGCCGATCTGGAACTGGCGTGGACCACGCTCTCCGGTCATCCCCGCGAAGGCGGGGACCCATCCAGTCTCTCCGCGCATGACGGCCTTGGATGGGCCCCCGCCTTCGCGGGGGTGACGGTTGGAAGGCTCGACGGCTGGTTCCGCGCCGATGCCGATCCCGAACTGCTCGACGGTCTCGATGGCTTTGCCGACGCGCTGGGCGGAGGGCCGCTGGTCGAATTGCCCGAGGTGGCGCGCGCGCGCTCGGCGGCGTTCGTGATGACGGCGGCGGAGGGCGGGGCGCTGCACCTGCCGACATTGCGTACCCGCGCGATGGACTATGACCCCGCGACGCGCGACCGGCTGCTCGCCGGCGCGCTGCTGCCCGCCGCGCATTATGTCCGCGCGCAACGTTTCCGCAGCTGGTTCGCGGCGCGCGCGGCCGAACTGTTCGAACGGTTCGACGTGCTGCTCGCGCCCGCAGCACCCTGCGTCGCGCCCTTGATCGACGATCAGACGATGATCGTCGGCGGTGAGAAGGTGCCGGCGCGTGCGAATATCGGCTTGCTCACGCAACCGCTCAGCTTCATCGGGCTTCCCGTCCTCACCGTGCCGTTGCTGCGGCCGGGCAGATTGCCGCTGGGTGTCCAGCTGGTCGGCAAGCCCGGCGGCGAGGCGACCTTGTTCGCCGCCGCCGCCCGACTGGAGGCCGCAGGGCTGACGGGCTTTTCGGAGCCGTGCGATGTGCGATAG
- a CDS encoding AtzG-like protein — protein sequence MAEDRDGAALRISAAAIGLVLPPETIEGVAANAALLEAHAAKLADFPLPDDPRP from the coding sequence ATGGCGGAAGATCGGGACGGGGCGGCGTTGCGCATATCGGCGGCGGCGATCGGCCTTGTCCTGCCGCCGGAGACGATCGAGGGCGTGGCCGCCAATGCCGCGTTGCTCGAAGCGCATGCCGCGAAGCTGGCCGACTTCCCCCTGCCGGACGATCCCCGCCCATGA